The following nucleotide sequence is from Fructobacillus americanaquae.
TTCGGTCATCAACCGCTTGCAAAAATTCAGCCATGCCAGTCCCCCCTCTTTTCAAAACTGATTTTTTTAAAAAGAAAAAGCCTCCACTATGTGGAAGCTTGTTGCCGTAATCACTTAACGTCGAGACGACGTTCCTTGATACGAGCGGCCTTTCCTTGCAAGGCACGCAAGTAGTACAACTTTGCGCGACGTACACGGCCCAAACGAGTTACTTCAATCTTGTCAACCCGTGGTGAGTGCAGTGGGAACGTACGTTCCACACCAACACCAGAAGAAATCTTACGAACAGTATAAGTAGCCTGGATACCAGCACCCTTACGCTTAATAACAACCCCTTCAAAGAGCTGAACACGTTCGCGAGTTCCTTCAACAATTCGTGCGTGGACACGAACTGAATCACCAGCGCGGAATTCAGGAATATCTGTCCGCAATTGGGTTGAAGTCAACTTTTCTAAAATGTTATTTTGACGCATAGTCATTCTCCTAATCGCTAATCTTACACTCGTCCTTAGACTAACGCACAGCGGATTACCGTTAATTACGGCTTATAGCCAATAGTCAGTATAACAAAAAGGAAGGACCCTGTAAAGGGTAATCAGAAAAATTACCCGAACATGGTTCCTCCTTGGCTGATAAAAACGAATCTAGTTCGATAATTGCGCTTAGATGAATAGAAGCTAACTTTATTTTTGTTTGCCAACTAAACGTCTTCAGTAAAATTAAGCCTGAATTTTTTCTTCCATCACAGCTTCAAAGGTTTGTAACTTCGCATCCGCTTCAACCTGTGAATCAGCGACAACGCCAAGATAAAGTTTCAACTTTGGTTCCGTTCCAGATGGGCGCAGTGCAATCCATGAACCATCCGCTAACCAATACTTTAAGACATTGGCCTTAGGCTGTGGCAACTTTTTCTCTGCTCCAGCTCGATCAATCTGGGTCTGATTAGCAAAGTCTTGGGTCGCCAGAACTAACTGATCACCAACCGTTGCCAACTTTTGGTTGCGGAACTTAGTCATCAAAGCAGCCATTTCCTCGTGACCATTGATACCAGGAAAATCAAAGGCAACAGTCTTTTCCTCAAAGTAACCATATTGGTCATATAGTTCCTTCAAACCATCAGCAAAACTTTGGCCCTTTTCCTTATAATAAGCAGCCATTTCGGCAAACAAAACCAAGGCCTGAATGGCATCCTTATCATGGGCAAAAGGCTTCACAAGGTAACCAAATGATTCTTCAAAGCCGAAGAGGTACGTATAATCCTTCTTTTCTTCAAAACGGTCAATCATGGCGGCAATATACTTAAAGCCGGTCAACACGTCTAAGGTAGCAACGCCGTAGTTCTTAGCAATTTCGCTAGCAAAGCGTGATGAAACAATCGATGTTACAATAGCACCATTTTCTGGTAATGTCTGATTTTTCTTTTTAGCTGCTAACAAGTAGTTGACCATCAAACCAGCAATTTGGTTACCAGATAAGACTTGGTATGAGCCATCTGCTAAACGTACAGCAGCCCCCATCCGATCAGCATCGGGGTCCGTTGCAACAACCAAATCAGCTGCTTGCTTCTTGGCGTATTCAATCGCCAATGACAAGGCAGCAGGGTCTTCTGGATTTGGCTTTTTAACCGTTTTGAAATCCCCATCGAGCTCTGCCTGCTCCTTGACAATCGTGTAATTGGTAAAACCTGCTTGCTGTAATGCTTTTTCGCCAATATATTGACCAGTTCCATGCAAAGGGGTGTAGACAAATTTCAAGTCTGCCCCCTCTTTTTGAATCAAATTCTGATCAACGGAAACTGTTTTAACTTCTGCCAAATAAGCATTATCCAACTCATCATCGACTACTTGAACATTGGCTTCTGTTTCATCTTGTGCAATAGTAAACCCATTTTCGACTGCTGCCATCCCGTCAATAACGGCCTGGACAGCTTGGGGAACCATTTGACCACCATCGGCACCGTAAACCTTATACCCGTTATCCTGCTTCGGATTGTGTGAGGCCGTAATCATAATGCCAGCAAAGGCCTTTAAATGACGGACTGAAAATGATAATTCAGGTGTCGGACGCAATGATGAGAAGCGGTAAACTTTAATCCCGTGTGCTGATAGCACGCGACTGGCTACTTGAGCAAATTCTTTTGAGTGTTGACGAGAGTCAAAGGCGATGACTACCCCCGCTTTTTTTGCTGCAGACCCGCTTTGATCAATGTAAGCAGCTAATGCTTCCGTCACCAAGGCAACCATCACAACATTAATGCGGTTGGTTCCAACCCCCATTTGACCACGCATACCAGCAGTCCCAAATGGTAAGTTTTGATAGAAGGCATCTTCTTGTTCAGCTGGACTCAATTGCTTTAGTTCAGCAGCTAAATCAGCAGGTAGGTCTGCTTGTTGCCAACGGGCTAAGGTATCTTGATAAGTCATTCTTAAAGTTCCTCTTCCTTTTCTCGACTAGGTTTTGTGATTAAACTAATAATAATTTGCCGAAACCTGGGTGACCGGATCACTGCCAGCACAAAGACGGCAGCCAGGACAATCACGGTGATGGTCACTTCTCTTGGCAACTGTAAGTGACCAAAGTAATAACCGATTGTCACCATGGTCAATGCCCAGAGGCAGGATGCCAGAACAGACATCCGAAAGTAAGTCGCAAACCGTAACTTCAAACGATGAGCAGATAGCGGGACAATGGTTCTGACAAAAGGAACAAATCGGCCCAAAATAATAAAGATTAACCAACGTTTCGGATTTAAATTAGACGAAATTTTTTCGGCAAAATCACCGTTTACGTGGCGAGCGACCAAGGGAATTTTATCAATCTGCTTAATTACCCAAGCACCGAACCAATAATTAATTGTGTCTCCGATCATCGAGGCAGTCGCAAAAATCACCACCAACAAGGCAAATTCAACCAAAGAGTGATGGCGGCCAGCAAACCCCGCAGCCGTCATGACCAACGCATCGGCCGGAATAAACCCTGTGACAATTCCCCCAGTTTCAATCAAAATCAAAAAAAACAGAATCGACAATTCAATTACAGAAAAATTGGCATTCGCAGAACTAATATGCGTCAACCAATCCGACACAGCAGCAAAAGCTAGAACCATACAATCAGGGTACTCCTTTAGGAAAAAAGTCTGTCTGAGTATCGCTACTAGTCAACGCTTTGGGTACATGAATCCGCCCTACCAGCTAGCAAGATACTCATGAATCAGCAAATAATAGTCAGTAGAAGTTAATCCTGATATTATCTCGATAAAATTAAGGCTAGATAAAACACAGCCTACGTCTATCATACGCTATTTCCCCTGTTAAGTCTGCTTACAAAGCGTAAAAAATCTAGAAAAATCAAGGTGCAATCAGACTAATTGTTAAGCATTCGCTCGCTAAATCATCCACTTTTTCTATTATAACAACTCTT
It contains:
- the rplS gene encoding 50S ribosomal protein L19; its protein translation is MRQNNILEKLTSTQLRTDIPEFRAGDSVRVHARIVEGTRERVQLFEGVVIKRKGAGIQATYTVRKISSGVGVERTFPLHSPRVDKIEVTRLGRVRRAKLYYLRALQGKAARIKERRLDVK
- a CDS encoding phospho-sugar mutase; translated protein: MTYQDTLARWQQADLPADLAAELKQLSPAEQEDAFYQNLPFGTAGMRGQMGVGTNRINVVMVALVTEALAAYIDQSGSAAKKAGVVIAFDSRQHSKEFAQVASRVLSAHGIKVYRFSSLRPTPELSFSVRHLKAFAGIMITASHNPKQDNGYKVYGADGGQMVPQAVQAVIDGMAAVENGFTIAQDETEANVQVVDDELDNAYLAEVKTVSVDQNLIQKEGADLKFVYTPLHGTGQYIGEKALQQAGFTNYTIVKEQAELDGDFKTVKKPNPEDPAALSLAIEYAKKQAADLVVATDPDADRMGAAVRLADGSYQVLSGNQIAGLMVNYLLAAKKKNQTLPENGAIVTSIVSSRFASEIAKNYGVATLDVLTGFKYIAAMIDRFEEKKDYTYLFGFEESFGYLVKPFAHDKDAIQALVLFAEMAAYYKEKGQSFADGLKELYDQYGYFEEKTVAFDFPGINGHEEMAALMTKFRNQKLATVGDQLVLATQDFANQTQIDRAGAEKKLPQPKANVLKYWLADGSWIALRPSGTEPKLKLYLGVVADSQVEADAKLQTFEAVMEEKIQA
- a CDS encoding DedA family protein, which translates into the protein MVLAFAAVSDWLTHISSANANFSVIELSILFFLILIETGGIVTGFIPADALVMTAAGFAGRHHSLVEFALLVVIFATASMIGDTINYWFGAWVIKQIDKIPLVARHVNGDFAEKISSNLNPKRWLIFIILGRFVPFVRTIVPLSAHRLKLRFATYFRMSVLASCLWALTMVTIGYYFGHLQLPREVTITVIVLAAVFVLAVIRSPRFRQIIISLITKPSREKEEEL